The genome window CGGAAAATCGCtgattttggtcatttttctgCACTAAAGATTACACAAAAAGTTCAGTATTTAGAttcattgttgaaaattggggATGATCTACAGATACATATCGCCgtgttcaaaaacattttcatgtattttttataaagCTATAAAAGTGGACTTTTACAGTTAGGTTCGCCTCCCGATTTTTCACATTCCGCTTTTTAAGGCacattttagtgttttttcaattatattctTTTCAGTGAAGAATGGGAGAACACGCAAACagcaaaaacttcaaaatttggcacttgCTCGAGAGAAACAACGCATTAAGAGGGCTGCAGCAAAACATGTGAGAAACAACGATAATAATCAAGTAAGGGTTATGGTTTCATAAATTCTGAAGAAttaacagttttgaaaaaaatagtttaaaattttaaaactatcaaattttGTAGGTCGACAACGAGGCTGATCGAATAGATGAAGGTGCCGCGAATTCTGACGCTGGCAAAATtggattatttcaaaaaacggcctgtaacttggctgaacataattaaaccaaaaaaattgtacctGATAAAATGCGGAAAAATATCTTGCAATTATTATTCTTTAACATTTTACTTCTGAAACTCAatcgacaaaatttttagtggtttttggtaaaatgaCTCTGTGTAACTCGACAAATAATTGGTACTTTGCAATGAAAAGTaatgcagaaaaaataaaaaatatttctaatcattttgttagttgaacatttgtttcctagatgtttatttttcaagatacgccagtttgaagATACGCAATTTCGTgagttcaaaaagttatttggTAAACCGAGCCTGGGCTTGCAACTTTTGCTGGCAAGTATTATTTTAATGAGAATTTAGAATG of Caenorhabditis elegans chromosome II contains these proteins:
- the F14E5.8 gene encoding IBB domain-containing protein (Confirmed by transcript evidence) is translated as MAKSKAEIQKEERDNRYERRLLEKRKRHEIDNKASTSSSMASAAPAPPMKNGRTRKQQKLQNLALAREKQRIKRAAAKHVRNNDNNQVDNEADRIDEGAANSDAGKIGLFQKTACNLAEHN